In Ruminococcaceae bacterium BL-4, one DNA window encodes the following:
- a CDS encoding Ferrous iron transport protein A, with protein sequence MNQQLCLNDIVPGQHAVVRSLNSKGSMRRRLLDIGLIENTDVECLGRSPGGDPSAFLIRGAVIAIRSEDCQNILIKA encoded by the coding sequence ATGAATCAGCAGCTTTGCTTAAATGATATTGTACCGGGACAGCACGCAGTTGTCCGTTCATTAAATTCCAAGGGCAGCATGAGACGCCGACTTTTGGATATTGGGCTCATCGAAAATACAGATGTGGAATGTCTCGGAAGAAGCCCGGGAGGGGACCCATCGGCATTCCTGATTCGGGGGGCGGTAATTGCCATCCGTTCAGAAGACTGCCAAAACATC
- a CDS encoding MarR family transcriptional regulator: MISVAIVSPKRSLEPINKVIESYDFGCEFHKYIYNELSDIDWIYEDCKDRCDVIFFSGELGYHYIHNHIPNIAIPCAFTAYGTKDILGILLNFCIEHPEIPLNRVFVDFLTPLNHFMDVQRYIDPKNMPYFYEDKIYNYKRITARTQELWDAGKIDLVISRSINNLKALDELKIPYLAVFPSAIMIQESIEAAVKELRLSQAEEMDHLVVILRLPMERSCNGEEREYREATLHKLLVDFRRDNGMDFLITAGFGRFELQTQAPIQTISVERIQRLVRYLQEHLNFPFRIGAGLNLSGDRSHYYAEVALLEALKYGGNDGFLVSGDNAEMTGPLSATHAVTYSYENQNAVSFAKNCGINQTNLLKLVGLFQLNESAHLTAASVGKLLNVTSRSANRILQQLLEAQLIHEISISGPNKKGRPTRTYGFSAESFRKRLL, encoded by the coding sequence GATTGGATCTATGAGGATTGCAAAGATCGGTGCGACGTGATTTTCTTTTCTGGAGAGCTGGGATATCATTATATTCATAACCATATCCCCAATATTGCAATTCCTTGTGCTTTTACTGCTTATGGAACAAAAGATATTCTGGGAATTCTGCTGAATTTTTGTATTGAGCATCCAGAGATCCCCTTGAATCGTGTGTTTGTGGACTTCTTGACTCCTCTTAATCATTTTATGGACGTGCAGCGGTATATTGATCCGAAAAATATGCCTTATTTTTATGAAGATAAAATTTATAACTATAAAAGGATTACTGCCCGTACCCAGGAACTTTGGGATGCTGGAAAAATCGATCTGGTTATCAGCCGAAGCATTAATAATCTTAAGGCATTGGATGAGCTGAAGATTCCATATCTTGCAGTTTTCCCTTCTGCTATTATGATTCAGGAATCAATCGAAGCTGCCGTAAAAGAACTGCGGCTTTCTCAGGCAGAGGAAATGGATCATTTAGTCGTTATTTTGCGGTTGCCTATGGAACGAAGCTGCAATGGGGAAGAGCGCGAGTACAGAGAGGCGACGCTGCATAAGTTGCTGGTGGATTTTCGCCGAGATAATGGAATGGACTTTTTGATTACCGCTGGATTTGGACGCTTTGAACTCCAGACGCAGGCACCGATTCAGACAATCTCAGTGGAACGAATTCAAAGATTAGTGCGTTATCTGCAGGAACATTTGAATTTTCCATTCCGAATTGGAGCGGGACTCAATCTTTCCGGAGACCGCAGTCATTATTATGCGGAAGTTGCATTGCTGGAAGCTTTAAAATACGGCGGTAACGACGGCTTTTTGGTCAGTGGAGATAATGCGGAGATGACAGGTCCCCTTTCTGCTACACATGCGGTTACTTATAGCTATGAAAATCAGAATGCAGTTTCATTTGCAAAAAATTGTGGAATTAACCAGACCAATTTGCTAAAGCTGGTTGGGCTGTTTCAGCTCAATGAGTCGGCGCATCTGACAGCGGCTTCTGTCGGAAAACTACTGAATGTAACTTCCCGCAGCGCAAACCGAATTTTACAGCAGCTTTTAGAAGCACAGCTCATTCATGAAATTTCGATTTCAGGCCCCAATAAAAAAGGAAGACCAACGAGAACGTATGGCTTTTCAGCGGAAAGTTTCAGAAAAAGACTTTTATAA
- a CDS encoding DtxR family iron (Metal) dependent repressor — MNEQNGFYTLKGYQKNDSADMTSAMEDYLEMICRILQQGETVKVGELSQRLHVKPSSVTKMVQQLTNSGYLRSEKYGLICLTQKGSQVGKYLLYRHDVLFRFLCILNHSQDELEEAEKIEHFLTPATIHRLDKLTQELEITRGKTSAELSQKEQTDLIEKRPPP; from the coding sequence ATGAACGAGCAAAATGGATTCTATACTCTGAAAGGCTATCAAAAAAACGACAGTGCAGATATGACCTCTGCAATGGAAGATTATTTAGAAATGATCTGCCGAATTTTGCAGCAAGGGGAAACCGTAAAGGTAGGAGAACTCTCCCAAAGGCTCCATGTAAAGCCTTCATCCGTCACAAAAATGGTTCAGCAACTGACCAACTCCGGATATCTCCGCTCAGAAAAATACGGATTGATCTGCTTAACTCAAAAAGGCAGTCAAGTTGGAAAATATCTACTCTACCGTCATGACGTCTTATTTCGTTTTCTCTGTATCCTGAACCATTCTCAGGACGAATTGGAAGAAGCGGAAAAAATCGAACATTTTTTAACTCCTGCTACCATTCACAGACTTGATAAACTGACACAAGAGCTGGAAATTACAAGGGGAAAAACGTCTGCCGAACTCTCTCAAAAAGAGCAAACAGATTTAATCGAAAAAAGACCTCCTCCATAG